Proteins from a single region of Haloarchaeobius litoreus:
- a CDS encoding metal-dependent hydrolase, translating into MDFLTHVCLPLAATVAIAPSVLRSPPKLAMGAFTLFPDVDKLVGTEGLFQSLLVLVPLSLALFGIEHVVRGTRVLATLATAFLASHLVLDLLDGGPVTLLYPVVESGVGLRFPAVLTFGDGLLPVSIHGPIVALEATPVPTDQREYTFIDGIGVASVLLLVTVAVGRSYFEEDPCA; encoded by the coding sequence ATGGACTTCCTGACACACGTCTGCCTGCCGCTCGCGGCGACGGTCGCCATCGCGCCGAGCGTGCTCCGCTCGCCACCGAAACTGGCGATGGGTGCGTTCACCCTGTTCCCGGACGTGGACAAGCTGGTCGGCACCGAGGGGCTGTTCCAGTCGTTGCTCGTCCTCGTCCCGCTCTCGCTCGCGCTGTTCGGAATCGAGCACGTCGTGCGGGGGACCAGGGTGCTGGCGACGCTCGCGACCGCGTTCCTCGCCAGCCACCTCGTGCTCGACCTGCTCGACGGCGGACCCGTGACCCTCCTGTATCCCGTGGTCGAGAGCGGCGTCGGACTCCGGTTCCCGGCGGTGCTCACGTTCGGCGACGGCCTCCTGCCGGTGTCGATTCACGGACCCATCGTGGCCCTCGAAGCCACACCGGTCCCAACCGACCAGCGCGAGTACACGTTCATCGACGGCATCGGCGTGGCGAGCGTGCTCCTGCTCGTCACCGTCGCCGTCGGCCGCAGCTACTTCGAGGAGGACCCATGCGCGTAG
- a CDS encoding DUF1616 domain-containing protein — protein MTPPYRCTRVERGEVGGHTEYGVLTIASGTLQASPWMATDRTHVEAVLLATSLFLLLATASAIALVQPVGPDRPTELALVDDQGTAAGYPTELAVGEEGRTVVQITNNVDESRRYTVVTTLDGRTVSSGTVTVDAGSQRRFPVSITPEGPPGRQRFLVRLWTGDETTGQPDLSVRIWVNVTESSD, from the coding sequence ATCACGCCGCCGTATCGTTGCACCCGCGTCGAACGAGGTGAGGTCGGCGGACATACGGAATACGGTGTTCTTACTATTGCGTCCGGCACCCTTCAAGCTTCACCGTGGATGGCCACTGACCGGACACACGTCGAGGCGGTGCTGCTCGCGACGAGCCTGTTCCTCCTGCTCGCGACCGCCAGCGCCATCGCGCTCGTCCAGCCCGTCGGACCGGACCGACCCACCGAGCTGGCACTGGTCGACGACCAGGGGACCGCGGCCGGCTACCCGACCGAACTGGCCGTCGGCGAGGAGGGACGGACGGTTGTCCAGATAACGAACAACGTCGACGAATCTCGGCGCTACACCGTCGTCACGACCCTCGATGGCCGCACGGTCAGCAGCGGCACGGTCACGGTCGACGCCGGTTCGCAACGGCGGTTCCCGGTCAGCATCACCCCCGAGGGTCCACCCGGCCGGCAGCGATTTCTGGTTCGGCTCTGGACCGGGGACGAGACGACTGGCCAACCGGACCTCTCGGTCCGCATCTGGGTGAATGTGACCGAATCGAGTGACTGA